The region TAGACGTTGTGAACCGAATTGGCTGTCCAGATGGCGGAGAAGTTTTGCGCGTTCAGGTGCTGTCGGTTCAGGGCGTCGAAGGCGCCCAGGCCGTATCCGTTCAGCGGTGAAGCCAGGAACGCGTCCCAGTGGACTCGAAAAAGTACGCCGCGGATTTCGGCAGCCTCCGCCATGTCGGCGTAGCGCGAAACCAAGCGGTCGCCGGCCAAGACGACCATGGCAGCCAAGATCGCGACGCAGCCGAACGCCGTCGTGAGCGTGCGCGCCGAGAAGCGTCGGCGAAGCCCAAGCTCGGTTGCGGCGATGAATACAAGGCCGGCGAGAGTAGCGGCCATACCGGCCCGCGATGCAGTGGCGATCAACGCGGTGAGGAAGAGGAAGGTCGCACAGACCGGCAGCGTGACGGCGCTGAGACGGCGCGCTCGCGGTGTTTCGCGATAGGCACGCAGCGCCATGGCCAAGCCCAAAGCCGCCAGAGCGCCGAACAGGGTGGCGGCCGTATTGGGTGAGAGGAAGTGCCCAGACAACCTTCGAAAGGTCTGGGCCGCCGGATCTCCGCTCACAAACGCTGTGAAGGCCCAAGCTCCGAAAAGCGCTCCTCCCACCACAGTTGCGTTCAGAGACAAACGGGCGCGCTTATCTGAGGCTCCCAAAGTGGCCCCGACCATGAAGAGGCAGGCAAAGCCTAGGAGTTTGACGATCTCGACGAATGTTGCAGAAGGATCAATGCTGACGAACCCGCGCTGACCTACGTAACTCCAGACCGGGTGTGGTCCGCCAGGCACCCATGGAGTCAACGACCAGGCCGCAGCGGCGACCACCAGCGCGAAGAAAACCCCGACCCAAGGCAGCTTTCCGATACGGACGAAATCCTCCCGCAGTGGGCGGTCGATAAGCATGAAGGCCAGGAGCAGACCGGAAACGACGGCCTGAAGCAGCGCCACTTCGATCCGTTGCGCACCAAAGAGCCAGTTGCTCGTGGTCAGCAGAAGGACAGAAGCCAGCGCGATCAGCGTTCCAGACGGGCGTTGCGCCCAAGCCTGACGGAGCTGATCGATCGTGGACGCTTCAGACATCAGGCCCCCCTGAGCGAGGCCTGCTGATCGCCCCTCGGACATCTTTGTTTATTTACCGCGCTGCGACGGACATCAAGCCGCCGCTGGCGCCCGTCGCAGGCAGGCCCCAGTTAAACGTCCCACCCGAGAATTGGCGCTCACGCCACGCGTAACCAACCTTCGCCCATGGCGCGATGAAGGAGGACAGGTTGTCGAGGACATACTCCCCCTGATCGGTGTCGACCAAAAGAACAGCATGGGTTTCGCCCCAAGGGGTCGTCACGACGGCGACAGACAGGGCGCTGGCCGGCACGCCGACGGCCATGAGGGCGCGACGCTTCTCCAGCACGTAGTCCTCACAGTCGCCGTAAGCTGCAGCGCCGCTAGAGATCGGCGCGGCCCAATAGTCCTCTTGACCGTAACCTTCAAGATCGGTGCGGCGGACCAGATCATGATTGATTTTGCGATTGATCTTATTCAATCGAGCCCAGAACTCAGCGTCTGCTTTAGGCTTCGACGTAACAGGCTTCGCAACAACCTCGATCGAAGCGATGTCTAACCGCTTCGCAGCGCGCTGGCGGTTTGCGGCCGCGAATACGCCAGCCCAATCGGTCTTTTCCGCAGCCAGTCGGATCGCAGCCGGCGCAGGGTCGGCGCTTCGCTTGAACACTTCGCTCCAGGCTACCTTCTGAGCTTCACGCTGGACCTGCAGGCTTTGCGAGCCCTCACCGCATTCTCCCTCGGCCCGCGCGCAATAATCCAGGTAGGCCGCAGGCGCTGGCGTGGCGATCGCCATCCGCATGCTGCTGCTCGCCTCGGGCATTGACGCACAAGCCGTCAGGAACGCCGCCGCGGCAATGATTGCCGAGCCACGAAATAAAGTAAATGACAGGTTCACCATTGCAAGCACCCGGTTTATGTTGGGCGAACAATGGATCGATCACTTTAAATCACGACTAAAATACAAGGTGTATGCAGAACTTACCTATCTTAACTGGGCAATAAACTCCATGGTTTATCTGAATTAGGGAAAATGTCCGTTAACTTTACTTATTGATGCTTAAGTAGCGATTCACCATTTGGGGGCGCCACATCCTGACCTATTCCGTCTCCGCCCGACCTGAGGTACGGATGAGGTCGCCAAACGATCGAGGTATCCATGCTCCGCCAAGCCCTGCGACTGCTTCTGACTGCCTGCGCCGCCATCTTTGTTTTGAGCTCGGCCCCATCAGCGTTTGCGCAAGGCGTCTCGCCCGCGGTGCAGCCTGTGGTGCCGGAGTACATTCTTGGCTCCGGCGACAAGCTGCGTGTGCTCACGTTTGGGGAGGAGCAGCTGACCGGTGAATTCTTCGTAGGGTCTGAGGGGAAGGTCGCTCTACCCCTCATTGGCGAGATCAAGGCCGGCGGATTGACTGTCCGCCAGTTCCAGGAAGGGATCGAGCTTGCGCTGAAGGAAGGCTACATCAAGGAGCCTCGGGTCAGCGTCGAGGTCCTGAATTACCGCCCATTCTTCATCCTAGGCGAAGTCAAATCGCCGGGAACGTATCCCTACACAAGCGGCCTTACGGTGCTGAACGCTGTGGCTACCGCGGAAGGTTTCACCTATCGAGCGGACACCAAGAAGGTGTTCATCAAGCGGGCAAACGAAACCGCTGAACATGCCTACCCGCTAACCACTACCACGCCGGTCGCCCCCGGGGACACGATCCGCGTCGGTGAGCGCTTCTTCTAGCGTTTCCGCGCACGTGGCTCGGCAGATTTTAACCGAGCAGCGCGGCAGCCAGTGCAACAACGCTAGTCCTGCAGCTTTATTGTGAACGAGCGTGGCAGCCGGCGGCGCACTCGACCCGGCAGCCGTTGGAGAACTTTCAGCATCTCCATCCCCAAGAACAGGCGGGGAGAGACCAGGATCGCGGCGCCGGCGGCGAGCGTGCCAGCGCCCGTCAAACCGATGAACTGTAGCCATGGCGAAAGCTCTCGCATGGCGAAGCTAAGCGGCAAACCTGCTGCCGCCAGCAAACAAGACAGCCAAAACCCGGACGCATGCGCGCGGACGAACTCGGACCATGAGGCGCCCGACACCTGGTTGGCTAGGCGCGCTGATAGAAAATAGAAAATGACGATGGCGAACGACACACCGGCAGCGACACCCGCTATGCCTAAACGTGCGCCGACAAAAGCTCCGGCCAGAACCAGCATACAATAAACGATCTGCCGAACCGCCGACTTCAGGACAGCTCCGGAGGCGACAGCGACGCTTTCCGTCACCTTGTAGGCGAACCGAGGAAAGAGACTAACGCCCAATATTGCGAGGGGCAGCCCCACCGCCACCCATTCATCGCCCAACACACTCACAACCATCGACTGAGCGCATAGGGACAGCATTACGCCGGCCGGCATCATCAAAGCCGCGCTTACCGACAAGGCCCGAAGGTAAGTCGCGCGTAGGCTGGCGAGATCTTCACGCTTTCGAGCCAGATCGGGAAATAGCGCCGTGGAGGCGGCCTGTCCCAGGGTGTTCACCGGGATGCTGAACAGGTTGAAGGCCCTGCCATAGACGCCAACCTCGGAAACGCCGAGGACCTTGCCCACCACGATGTTGTCGCCGCTCCTGGCGAAATAATTCGCGACGATCGACAGCATGAAGCTGCCGCTGAACTTGAAGACTTCGCCAAAGGCGGCAAGCGAGAACCCGGCGGCGATGGGGTGCCGCACCCTACTGTAGAGTAGGATAAGCGCCAGCAAGGCGTTGCCGACTTGGCCTGCCACTAGCGACCAGTAGCCGAAGCCCATGTAAGCTAGGCTGATGGAGATTAGGTAGTTGCCCAATACGAGCGATACACTGTCCACGAGGCTTTGGAACCGGAACTGCGTTCTCCGCTGGAGCAGGGCGCGGGAAGTCGACGAAGCGCCTTCCAGGAAGATGACGATCGCGATGGCGGGGATCGCTTGGGCAAGCTGGGGCGCATCAAAGAAGCCAGCCAATCCTGAGGAGGCCCCAGCGGTGGCAAGCGCCAGGATGAGCGCCATCGTGATCGAAGCACAGAAGGAGGCGCTGATGTGCGCGGGCGCGACATCCTTCAGTTGGATCAAAGCGCGCGAAAACCCCCCGCGAACGAGGTCGGCGGAAAGGTTGATGGACAGCAACGCCAAGCTGAACACCCCGTAGTCGTGAGGGGTGAGTAACCTCGCGAGAACCACAATTCCGGCTAGCCGGATGAACACAGCGAAGATTTGTCCCGCGGCCGACCAGCCCAGTGCGTTGAGGAGACTTTTGCGAGGAAGGGTCACGCTGCTCCCGTGCTCCGTTTAGCGATGCTTGGGCGTCTATCCATCGCGGCGGGCGGGCGCGCTTGCGGACCCGGCCTCACGGTCGAGTTTCCGTCAGTGCGAGCCATTTCGTCGCGACAGTCGCCCTCGCAGAAATGATATGACGCGTTGCGGCCACTCACGCTGCATGAATGGGCGTTCGACCAAAATGTAGAACATCAATCCTGCGATGAGTGCGGCGGGAATGAGAAGGGCGAACGAAAGCGCCCAGGCCTGCGCCAGCGACTCGAACACCACGACCTTCCTAATCACCGTGATGAGACCTTGCATCAAAGGCACGTGGATTAGGTATATTGAATAACAGGCACCGCCGATGAGCGTGATCCAAGAATTGGCCATCAAGCGGCTTGCGAAGCCGCCGCGCATCGCTCCCATGTAGAGAGACAGGATCGCAGCCACTCTCAGGACCGCGTTCGGGATGTAGAAGAAGGCGTCCCGGAAATGATGCTGGATGCTTCCGCTGATCAAGAGAAGCGCAAGGCCGATCCAGAAAAGCACGTCGTAGAATCGACGCTTTGGAAGGTCCGCGGGGCGAGTGGCTATGCTCCAATCGCAGATCACGACACCCAACAGGAAGCCGTAAGCCTCGGCCAGCAGGCTGTGACGTATAATGTCTGTTTCATCCGACCAATACTGGACGGCTCCGCCGATCAGGATCGTGCTTACGACAGCCAGCGCGCCGAACAGCAGGCGTGGCGTCCTTTGTCGGCAGAGCACATAGAGCCCGAACAGAAACGGAGCGATGAGATAAAACTGGACCTCCCGCTCCAGCGACCATGTAGGCGGATTGAGGCGCGGATGGCTGCCGAAGATGAAGCTGTGCAGATATACGAGGCTGGCAGCGAGGCTCTGCCATAGCGGCACGTCGGTGGCGTTGAACCCCGGAGCATCCGCAGGACGGAAGCCCGCGCTCAGCACCAGGAAGCAACCCACCATGACCAAGATGTACGGTGGCTCCAATCGGAGAAGTCGCCGCATATAGAACTGCTTCAGCCCCGGCCGAGCTCCCGACATGAAGGGATAGGCTATGATGTAGCCGCTGATGAAGAAGAACAGCGACACCCCGGCCCCGCCGTGTGGAAGCCAAGTCGAGAACACGTCCTCGGCTGGGGTCAGCCCGGGATAGGATCGTTCGCCGCGCAAACCGGCATGGTAGAAAAGCACCGGCGCTAAGGCCAGGAAGCGCAGGCCATCGATCTGCGGAATGTAGGACCCCGCCGCCGTCACGCGAGCGAATCGATTGGGTATCGAGGCTAGCCATCCCCGCGTCATAGCTCAGGTCACCGTCGCGCCGCGGCGCGCGCTGTGAGTGTACTGGAGCGTCAGAACCCCCATGAGCATCAGCAGCGGTATCAGCATCCCCACGTCACGCGTGACGTTCACAAGGTCCTTCGCGGTTCCGGTAAACTGAACGGAAAAATAGATAACCATCGGGAACACGATGGGCACCGCTCGATAGGCCTTGACGAACGTCACCACAAACCGATGGAAAAAGCCCATTAGCATCGAGACAAGCACCACGCCAAAGATGTGGAAATTCCAATAGGCCTCGACCGGACTGCTTACCGGAATCCCGAATAGCGCCCTTTGACCCGCGCGCGGCAGCGGGTCGTCCATCGCATGCCCCTCATAGGCGATCCACATGTTGTAGCTGTCCGCGGCGCGCGGCTTGTCGGGCCATGCGGCGCGCGGTATCCACGCTGCTAAGGCGTAGGCATAGGTCTTGCCCAAAAGCAGACCTTTCTCGTTTGCGGCCGCGAACGCGGCGAGATCACTCTCCTCGTTGTCTCGCCGCGCAGCCTCGGCGACCGTGCTCGTCAGCCACTCGCCTGCTCGCGAAGGATTGAGAACGGACCAGTCGACTGTCTGGCTGCCGTAACTTTGCCGCACAGCGCCGAACCCGCCCAGCACTGCATAAGCCGCCAAGAGCGCGCATAGGGCAGGAATAAAGGCGACTCTCCCAAGCTGCCGCCACCACAGCAGCACAATGGCCAAAGCCGGCACGATCGCGCCGCTGCGCGACCCCGTCGCAAGCAATGTTCCGGCAAGCGCCAGGAAGACACCGGCCAGGAACCAAGGATTGGCGAACGGGCGTCGCTCGTAAGCCTGCCAGATCGTAATGATCAGGGCGGAAAAGCTGATCACCTGCAAAACTGGACCGATGTCGGAGAAGAGGATCACGCGGCCGCCGCGCATGGCCACCAGATATCGCGATATCCCTCCCGACTGCTCGAACAGCCATAGGGCCACCAGGGTCGACAAGGCGATGACGCCCACGCAGACCGCCCCCACCCGCCGGCCGGGTCCAAAAGGTATGCGGGGCATGGGCACGCGGCGCCACGTGAAATAGGCCGCATAGTAAACCGCCAGCCCCAGGCAATAGAGCAGCGTCAATCCCAGGCGCGTGGCGTCCAGGTCAAAGGCGGACAGCCTAAGGCTGTCGGCACGGCTGGCCGTCTCGACACCCATGTAGACCATTGGGCTCTGGAACGGCGCCACAAGAGCCAAGGGGTTTTTGAACACCTCCTTGGCCACAAGGAAGATCGTGGGCAGGAAAAGCGGGCTGAGCCAACCCGCATCCCGTCGCACGAACAGGAAGGGAAGAGCGGTCAGGAACACCAGGAGCGTTTCTGCCAACACACGCGGCACTGCGAGCGCGCCCCAGGCCCCGTTCAAGCCGGTGCCGATGATCGGAAACAGCAGATGATAGAGGACTAGATAGATAACGATCCCCATGCGGAAAGGCGTGCCGAGGGGGAGGAACAGGTCATCCGAAACAGGCCGGCGCTGGGCGCTTGCATGACTGCGCCAGGCGGCATTGGGCGTTGTCGACCTCATGTTCCATGCCTTCCCGAAAGCTTCAGCGCGTCGTCATAGCGGTCAGCTATCGAGTTGATGCTGAAATCCAACGCGCGCCGCCGCCCGGCCTGCGCGTCGAACTCAGCGCCAAGAGCCGCAGCGATAGTTGAGGACAATGCCGCGGCGTCCCCCACGGGGCTTAGCCGGCCCAGACGTCCCTCTTCCAGAATCTCCCTAGGCCCGTGAGGACAATCGGTCGAAACGACGGGCAGGCCGATCCAGAGCGCCTCAACCACCACGTTGGCCAACCCTTCCCATAGCGAACTGAGCACAAACAGGTCGGCTCCCGCCATCCAGTCCAGCGGATTTTGCTGGAATCCCGCAA is a window of Caulobacter sp. NIBR2454 DNA encoding:
- a CDS encoding O-antigen ligase family protein, whose translation is MSEASTIDQLRQAWAQRPSGTLIALASVLLLTTSNWLFGAQRIEVALLQAVVSGLLLAFMLIDRPLREDFVRIGKLPWVGVFFALVVAAAAWSLTPWVPGGPHPVWSYVGQRGFVSIDPSATFVEIVKLLGFACLFMVGATLGASDKRARLSLNATVVGGALFGAWAFTAFVSGDPAAQTFRRLSGHFLSPNTAATLFGALAALGLAMALRAYRETPRARRLSAVTLPVCATFLFLTALIATASRAGMAATLAGLVFIAATELGLRRRFSARTLTTAFGCVAILAAMVVLAGDRLVSRYADMAEAAEIRGVLFRVHWDAFLASPLNGYGLGAFDALNRQHLNAQNFSAIWTANSVHNVYIQWLEEAGLAGAIPMFMCIGVIVVLTLVGAFRRERMRGWLYALIAVDLIILLHSWTDFALQASSVAGLWALLLGLQFSLAQSSRGRGRAVAGASSRIAAAALTGVGCLVGGAMALVALQAGALRLGSINLLQLSIGHDRAAERALEAGRLDDADAASRRALAIAPYDTPAWLRMAYIDRARRGGLSAEGVEWFERSYDLAALDPDVALWRIRFGLENWTRLTPEARAAVQEEADVLLKDSAHRPYITEDLRSISTPTGQMVAAFWLNQIAVKQH
- a CDS encoding transglutaminase-like cysteine peptidase translates to MAIATPAPAAYLDYCARAEGECGEGSQSLQVQREAQKVAWSEVFKRSADPAPAAIRLAAEKTDWAGVFAAANRQRAAKRLDIASIEVVAKPVTSKPKADAEFWARLNKINRKINHDLVRRTDLEGYGQEDYWAAPISSGAAAYGDCEDYVLEKRRALMAVGVPASALSVAVVTTPWGETHAVLLVDTDQGEYVLDNLSSFIAPWAKVGYAWRERQFSGGTFNWGLPATGASGGLMSVAAR
- a CDS encoding polysaccharide biosynthesis/export family protein; the protein is MLRQALRLLLTACAAIFVLSSAPSAFAQGVSPAVQPVVPEYILGSGDKLRVLTFGEEQLTGEFFVGSEGKVALPLIGEIKAGGLTVRQFQEGIELALKEGYIKEPRVSVEVLNYRPFFILGEVKSPGTYPYTSGLTVLNAVATAEGFTYRADTKKVFIKRANETAEHAYPLTTTTPVAPGDTIRVGERFF
- a CDS encoding lipopolysaccharide biosynthesis protein gives rise to the protein MTLPRKSLLNALGWSAAGQIFAVFIRLAGIVVLARLLTPHDYGVFSLALLSINLSADLVRGGFSRALIQLKDVAPAHISASFCASITMALILALATAGASSGLAGFFDAPQLAQAIPAIAIVIFLEGASSTSRALLQRRTQFRFQSLVDSVSLVLGNYLISISLAYMGFGYWSLVAGQVGNALLALILLYSRVRHPIAAGFSLAAFGEVFKFSGSFMLSIVANYFARSGDNIVVGKVLGVSEVGVYGRAFNLFSIPVNTLGQAASTALFPDLARKREDLASLRATYLRALSVSAALMMPAGVMLSLCAQSMVVSVLGDEWVAVGLPLAILGVSLFPRFAYKVTESVAVASGAVLKSAVRQIVYCMLVLAGAFVGARLGIAGVAAGVSFAIVIFYFLSARLANQVSGASWSEFVRAHASGFWLSCLLAAAGLPLSFAMRELSPWLQFIGLTGAGTLAAGAAILVSPRLFLGMEMLKVLQRLPGRVRRRLPRSFTIKLQD
- a CDS encoding acyltransferase family protein; the encoded protein is MTAAGSYIPQIDGLRFLALAPVLFYHAGLRGERSYPGLTPAEDVFSTWLPHGGAGVSLFFFISGYIIAYPFMSGARPGLKQFYMRRLLRLEPPYILVMVGCFLVLSAGFRPADAPGFNATDVPLWQSLAASLVYLHSFIFGSHPRLNPPTWSLEREVQFYLIAPFLFGLYVLCRQRTPRLLFGALAVVSTILIGGAVQYWSDETDIIRHSLLAEAYGFLLGVVICDWSIATRPADLPKRRFYDVLFWIGLALLLISGSIQHHFRDAFFYIPNAVLRVAAILSLYMGAMRGGFASRLMANSWITLIGGACYSIYLIHVPLMQGLITVIRKVVVFESLAQAWALSFALLIPAALIAGLMFYILVERPFMQREWPQRVISFLRGRLSRRNGSH